One genomic segment of Sediminispirochaeta bajacaliforniensis DSM 16054 includes these proteins:
- a CDS encoding protein kinase domain-containing protein, with translation MITLPGYTVERLVYRGNRTLLYRGFRGSDGLAVALKGPVNTADPVSRQRLREEQLILKQCIAPCFPTLIDYLEEDAFLVLEWIEGSPLGQVVPREGFELNRWFDLALQIAKILTLLQEHEIVHRDITGSNLLLESATGRVVLVDFGRAFVFGRDEVIARGGIGSLESRVAYLSPEETGRLLRPIDYRSDFYSAGICLYELLIGRPPFVGNALELVYAHLARTPVAPKVRSEEIPDAVSAIVMRLLAKMPEERYSSAQGLMNDLDKALELYRLGKNDRFVAGTRDPHAAFLLSGTLFGRDRELGSLRKAIDRSKGSGAELLLLAAETGMGKSALLREFVRLESAQTQSAWVVFGQWHGEESGGSALIEAANDLIYRILGAHENEIAYWASIFRKELGDALPLLRRQIPALSLIVGAAGEQGELPEEGKTIEAIGLLSRAIGSLFHVVCSHCDGLVLVLDDLHYAPRWELEVLKNILTLEATKPMLVLSSYRPEEIDASSSLFTIFAKIPEDVRISTMLLHGLEEKAIGEWISESLGPASHSYMPQTKIFAERFSGNPMHIAEALRHMHDSQGLVYRTGEGWFFDQQVLEKLEGIESVRKLIFDFLDRLSPEALSLFALILCFGERVEEPELNQLLPEVDILPLLENLYRLGFIKRSASGGWELSYPKLRKRFLRELPAELIEEKHLAIGRLLFSSYTADDGVSSLQRGVSHILKADVNRLSEMERRKIGEAALSISTARLEAEECDTAMTMIDAAQQLIGAARINADDGLFSRYYGLRARCLFIRGNIAEAIGLFEDLIRREHDPVVCLELYGELIDAATQLRRYDEAMANGRRAFALAGIDFPEAENGIEPIVSDLPPVSSDKTMDAFSRMAVRLLSAIHETDYDLYISYIRVLTIYFSKHGGPPDTSVLFMHAAALFIPEGRYDEAGRLALRALRVADEARDNRSMVLCREIYGLRIAPWILPLSDISPILTEGFRIGRANGEGWFTGDILIAHLIHEFFLSSDLHDLYQRSKEYGRIIRTLRNGTAGPLLDLFTSCLELFLSEEKDQQQRLLLSQEELFHSLIQGPDHKGWVLLFSFRSLYDLVFEDDIGFHFDEGQIRNGAFYLQESYLFAPFLLAQALGYIKVGNLQKAAPAVDRLRRFESGCADNISHLRLMLEAELRSRESNSVEIANLYDEAIRGAQRQGDLFHCAVANELSGRYHARASREKVAGLYLLEAYRYWSYLGVRRKAEALRNEWGSLFPSFESSSDRTALPDFPREPGEIGLDAFTLLRAGRDLTEELREEVLIERMLRVILESTGAQKAFLILVQDDELYLRARYLPEEDGFSLYPLTDEPGRRGRERLIQSINLSIGVLRYTRKRKEPVVLDDAAIRGIFTSDPYFRTAGVRSLLCYPLPDTVIGSGMLYLENDAVPGLFTPTRLEIVSILSKQAIISLQNARLYEHAKSLNRNLQEEILRRSQVEEGLLAAQKELKRLNEELEHRVEERTKDLRDSYQKLKEAQKQLIESEKLASLGSLVAGIAHEVNTPIGVAVTAATLLQDQIHAASPDIHDMEQTSDLILRNLKRAGELIGSFKQVAVDQASEALRSFDLRSYIEDIVLSLGPRLKKRPISVEVEVAQGITVIGYPGAISQIFTNLISNSLIHAYDADDAGTIRIDGFQREGSVLIHYRDDGKGMDEESVRRVFEPFYTTRRGSGGSGLGMNIVYNLITGKLGGSVSCESTPGKGALFTIDIPITPPKLASSS, from the coding sequence ATGATCACTCTACCGGGGTATACAGTCGAGCGTCTCGTCTACCGGGGAAATCGCACCCTCCTTTATCGCGGTTTTCGGGGTAGCGACGGCTTGGCCGTTGCTCTAAAGGGACCTGTCAATACGGCGGATCCTGTTTCCCGTCAGCGACTCCGTGAAGAACAATTGATTCTTAAACAGTGTATTGCTCCCTGTTTTCCCACTCTCATTGATTATCTTGAAGAGGACGCCTTCCTTGTATTGGAGTGGATAGAGGGATCTCCCTTGGGCCAGGTGGTTCCCCGGGAGGGGTTTGAGCTGAACCGCTGGTTTGATCTTGCCCTCCAGATCGCAAAAATTCTGACACTATTGCAGGAGCATGAGATCGTACATCGGGATATTACCGGTTCCAACCTGCTTCTTGAATCTGCCACGGGAAGGGTTGTTCTCGTTGATTTCGGCCGTGCCTTTGTCTTTGGTCGCGATGAGGTTATCGCGCGTGGAGGCATAGGATCCTTGGAAAGCAGAGTTGCCTACCTCAGTCCTGAGGAGACTGGGAGGCTACTGCGTCCTATCGATTATCGTTCGGATTTCTATTCTGCCGGGATCTGTTTGTATGAATTGCTTATAGGCCGTCCGCCCTTTGTCGGCAATGCCCTGGAACTTGTCTATGCTCATTTGGCCAGGACGCCCGTTGCGCCCAAGGTACGTTCCGAGGAGATACCCGATGCCGTTTCGGCCATCGTCATGAGACTACTCGCAAAAATGCCTGAGGAACGTTACTCCAGTGCCCAAGGGCTGATGAATGATCTGGATAAGGCCCTGGAACTCTATCGGCTGGGCAAAAACGACCGTTTTGTTGCCGGAACCAGGGATCCCCATGCCGCTTTCTTACTGTCAGGAACATTATTCGGTCGTGACCGTGAGCTCGGTTCCTTACGCAAGGCCATTGATAGAAGTAAGGGATCCGGGGCGGAGCTCCTTCTGCTTGCGGCTGAGACGGGAATGGGGAAAAGTGCTCTTTTGCGTGAATTCGTCCGTCTGGAATCGGCCCAAACTCAGAGTGCATGGGTTGTATTTGGTCAGTGGCATGGTGAAGAGTCTGGAGGCAGTGCTCTCATCGAGGCAGCGAACGATCTTATTTATAGGATTCTTGGAGCCCATGAGAATGAGATAGCATATTGGGCATCGATATTTCGCAAGGAACTTGGTGATGCACTACCTCTCCTCCGGCGCCAGATTCCGGCCCTTTCCCTGATAGTCGGGGCTGCCGGTGAACAGGGGGAACTACCTGAAGAGGGAAAAACAATCGAGGCTATTGGATTGCTTTCACGTGCCATTGGTTCTCTTTTTCATGTGGTTTGTTCGCACTGCGACGGCCTGGTCCTCGTCCTCGACGATCTCCACTACGCTCCGAGATGGGAACTTGAGGTTTTGAAGAACATCCTCACCCTTGAAGCGACGAAACCGATGTTGGTCCTATCCTCCTATCGTCCGGAAGAGATCGACGCTTCTTCTTCTCTTTTTACGATCTTCGCCAAAATACCCGAGGATGTACGTATTTCCACCATGCTCTTGCACGGCCTCGAAGAAAAGGCCATCGGAGAGTGGATTTCCGAGAGCCTCGGACCGGCTTCCCATTCGTACATGCCCCAGACTAAAATTTTTGCCGAACGCTTTTCGGGTAATCCAATGCATATAGCGGAGGCACTTCGCCATATGCACGATTCGCAAGGATTGGTATATCGAACGGGCGAGGGCTGGTTTTTTGATCAACAGGTACTGGAAAAGCTTGAAGGGATCGAAAGCGTGAGAAAGCTTATCTTTGACTTTCTCGATCGTTTGAGTCCGGAAGCCCTGTCGCTTTTTGCTCTTATTCTCTGTTTCGGTGAACGAGTCGAAGAGCCGGAACTTAATCAGCTTCTTCCTGAGGTTGATATCCTCCCTTTACTCGAAAATCTGTACCGGTTGGGTTTTATCAAACGCTCTGCAAGCGGCGGCTGGGAATTGAGCTATCCGAAGCTACGAAAGCGGTTCCTGCGCGAATTGCCTGCCGAACTTATCGAGGAAAAGCATCTTGCCATAGGTCGCCTGCTTTTTTCCTCATATACTGCCGATGATGGGGTATCTTCACTTCAACGAGGCGTATCCCATATCCTGAAAGCCGACGTCAATCGCCTATCGGAGATGGAACGAAGGAAGATTGGTGAGGCTGCCCTTTCGATTTCAACCGCCCGTCTTGAGGCTGAAGAGTGTGATACGGCCATGACCATGATCGATGCGGCACAACAACTGATCGGGGCGGCACGCATTAATGCCGACGACGGGTTGTTTTCCCGTTACTACGGGCTACGCGCACGATGTCTTTTTATTCGTGGAAACATAGCCGAAGCGATCGGCCTTTTCGAAGATCTCATTAGGCGTGAACATGATCCCGTGGTCTGTTTGGAGCTGTACGGTGAGTTGATAGATGCCGCTACTCAACTTCGACGCTATGACGAGGCAATGGCGAATGGCAGACGTGCTTTTGCCTTGGCGGGGATTGATTTTCCCGAGGCGGAAAACGGTATCGAACCAATCGTCTCTGATCTGCCTCCCGTAAGCAGCGATAAAACAATGGATGCTTTTTCCCGCATGGCCGTACGTCTGCTTTCGGCAATACATGAGACAGACTATGACCTCTACATCTCCTACATACGTGTGTTGACAATCTATTTTTCCAAGCATGGAGGCCCTCCCGATACAAGCGTTTTGTTCATGCATGCCGCTGCCCTCTTTATTCCGGAGGGACGGTATGATGAGGCCGGAAGGCTTGCTCTGAGGGCCCTACGTGTAGCCGACGAGGCGAGAGACAATCGGTCCATGGTTTTATGTAGAGAGATCTACGGTCTTCGAATAGCCCCCTGGATCCTGCCTTTATCGGATATTTCTCCCATCTTGACCGAGGGGTTTCGTATCGGACGGGCCAATGGTGAAGGATGGTTTACCGGAGATATTCTCATCGCCCACCTGATCCACGAATTCTTCCTCTCCTCCGATCTTCATGATCTTTACCAGCGAAGCAAGGAATATGGGCGTATCATCAGGACCTTGCGCAATGGGACGGCTGGCCCCCTTCTCGATCTTTTTACCAGCTGTCTCGAACTCTTTCTGTCCGAGGAGAAAGATCAACAGCAACGGCTTCTTCTCTCTCAAGAAGAGTTGTTCCACAGCCTTATCCAGGGCCCCGACCACAAGGGATGGGTTTTGCTGTTCTCCTTTCGTTCCCTCTACGACCTTGTATTTGAAGATGATATAGGGTTTCACTTCGACGAAGGCCAGATCAGGAATGGAGCATTCTATCTCCAGGAAAGCTATCTCTTTGCTCCGTTTTTGCTGGCTCAGGCGCTTGGCTATATCAAAGTCGGTAATCTCCAGAAGGCAGCCCCTGCCGTTGATCGGCTGCGCCGCTTTGAGAGCGGCTGCGCCGATAATATTTCCCATCTGCGGCTCATGCTCGAAGCGGAGCTACGATCCCGGGAGAGTAATTCCGTCGAGATCGCCAATCTCTACGATGAGGCGATCAGAGGAGCCCAGCGGCAGGGAGACCTGTTCCACTGTGCCGTGGCAAATGAACTAAGCGGACGTTATCACGCTCGGGCTTCGCGGGAAAAGGTTGCCGGTCTCTATCTATTGGAAGCATATCGATATTGGTCCTACCTCGGAGTGAGAAGAAAGGCTGAAGCCTTGCGGAACGAATGGGGATCGCTTTTCCCTTCCTTCGAATCTTCGAGCGATCGAACCGCTTTGCCTGATTTCCCTCGTGAGCCCGGAGAAATCGGGCTCGATGCCTTTACCCTTTTGCGGGCCGGTCGTGATCTGACGGAGGAACTGCGGGAAGAGGTCCTCATAGAGCGAATGTTGCGCGTTATCCTGGAAAGTACCGGTGCCCAAAAGGCCTTTCTTATCCTTGTCCAGGATGACGAACTCTACCTCCGGGCTCGGTATCTGCCGGAAGAGGATGGCTTTAGCCTCTATCCGCTGACGGATGAGCCGGGGCGTCGGGGACGAGAACGGCTTATACAGTCGATAAATCTCTCCATTGGGGTTCTTCGCTATACGCGAAAGCGAAAAGAGCCTGTGGTCCTTGACGATGCCGCGATTCGGGGTATCTTTACCAGCGACCCCTATTTCAGGACGGCGGGGGTTCGTTCCCTTCTTTGTTATCCTCTTCCCGATACGGTCATCGGCTCTGGTATGCTGTATCTGGAAAATGATGCGGTTCCCGGGCTTTTCACGCCGACACGACTTGAAATTGTATCTATTCTTTCGAAACAGGCGATTATCAGCCTTCAGAACGCAAGGCTGTATGAGCATGCAAAATCGCTCAATCGGAACCTGCAGGAGGAGATCCTAAGAAGAAGCCAGGTTGAGGAGGGGCTTCTTGCTGCGCAAAAAGAGCTGAAACGGCTCAATGAAGAGTTGGAACATCGGGTTGAAGAGCGTACCAAGGATCTGCGAGATTCGTATCAGAAGCTGAAAGAGGCCCAGAAACAGCTTATCGAGTCGGAAAAACTGGCTTCTCTCGGTTCTCTTGTCGCAGGAATCGCCCATGAGGTCAATACGCCGATAGGAGTGGCTGTTACGGCAGCAACATTGCTTCAAGATCAGATACATGCCGCTTCACCCGATATCCACGACATGGAACAGACCTCCGATCTAATACTACGTAATCTCAAACGGGCAGGCGAGTTGATAGGCAGCTTCAAACAGGTTGCCGTCGACCAGGCCAGCGAGGCGTTACGCAGTTTTGACCTTCGCTCCTACATTGAAGATATTGTTCTCAGTCTCGGGCCGCGATTGAAGAAACGACCGATCTCGGTTGAGGTCGAGGTGGCACAAGGGATTACCGTTATAGGCTACCCCGGTGCCATTAGCCAGATATTTACTAATCTCATCAGCAATTCTCTGATCCATGCCTATGACGCTGACGATGCAGGAACGATCAGAATCGATGGATTTCAAAGGGAAGGGAGCGTCCTCATTCATTATCGCGACGATGGAAAAGGTATGGACGAAGAGAGTGTCAGGCGGGTTTTCGAACCCTTTTACACGACCCGTAGGGGAAGCGGTGGCAGCGGACTGGGGATGAATATCGTGTACAACCTGATTACCGGCAAATTGGGTGGATCGGTTTCCTGCGAAAGCACTCCGGGCAAGGGGGCGCTCTTTACCATCGACATACCCATCACTCCGCCAAAGCTTGCTTCATCTTCGTAA
- a CDS encoding redox-sensing transcriptional repressor Rex codes for MREHLIAAPLPTIRRIPRYLNVLENFAAEQISFVSATDIANKLGLKPIQVRKDMAFTGIVGKPKVGYKTDELIETIKSFLGWDSATDAFLIGAGALGTALLGYRGFAERGLQIVAAFDTDPEKVGKRIHGKEVFPISKMAELAKRMQVHIGILTVPAESASQCAHALMDAGITGIWNFSPAELDVPESMTVQREDLSAGLAVLSVRMSEKKQGIV; via the coding sequence ATGCGCGAGCATCTGATTGCAGCCCCACTTCCCACCATTCGTCGTATCCCGCGCTACCTAAATGTTCTCGAAAATTTTGCGGCGGAACAAATCTCTTTTGTATCCGCAACGGATATTGCGAATAAATTAGGGCTTAAACCGATCCAGGTACGAAAGGATATGGCTTTTACCGGAATCGTCGGAAAGCCAAAGGTCGGATACAAAACTGATGAACTGATTGAAACAATTAAAAGTTTCCTAGGTTGGGATTCGGCAACCGATGCTTTTCTTATCGGCGCAGGAGCATTGGGCACTGCGCTTTTGGGCTACAGAGGTTTTGCGGAACGGGGGCTGCAAATTGTGGCGGCTTTCGATACAGATCCGGAAAAAGTTGGTAAAAGGATCCACGGAAAAGAGGTATTCCCCATCTCTAAGATGGCGGAACTGGCAAAACGAATGCAAGTCCACATCGGCATTCTTACCGTCCCCGCCGAATCGGCCTCCCAATGTGCCCACGCGCTCATGGACGCAGGCATCACCGGGATTTGGAATTTTTCTCCGGCCGAACTCGATGTCCCGGAGAGTATGACCGTTCAGCGGGAAGATCTCTCCGCCGGTCTCGCTGTCCTGTCGGTCAGGATGAGCGAAAAGAAGCAGGGGATCGTATAA
- a CDS encoding M16 family metallopeptidase: MQRIRNLVRGFSILVFAVSLCTTCTTVPREDALSPQLGLDPSVVSGTLENGLTYYIRPNSEPENRIVLRLAVDAGSVFERDDQKGLAHFVEHMAFNGTKDFPGQKIVDFLESVGMKFGPEINASTSSDETVFTLSVPADDLSVVNQGIHVLREWATNISFDPEEVEKEKGVILEEWRLGRGAGGRLRDRYFPVLLQGSLYADRLAIGDPDIVRHASSEALREFYHTWYQPEAMAVVVVGDIDPAKAQEMIHTWFDPVPASQDPHRGDAKRIAISPPDSSHARAVVALDPEAPGTRVSLYYLAPSRALRTEDDYCQLIGLDLFSIMLNDRLEERTRESNPPFIYGYSGLIPVNRKSRAFVLTTIVDEGSSVGGLEALLYEAGRASSLGFSTGELEKAKENLLRSYQKAWDERNTTDSSRYADELVSLFLNGDAAPGINRELELVKRLLPEISREEVQRLPSRLFSLDAPVVVLTGPEKDGLSYPSEDDLLHLVAEAKETNFQAYVPAEDPDSLLSNEPVPGSILKKEPLHSGSSLPVSKIRLSNGSQVWLMRTDYKSDQILFGAISPGGASLANDENYVSAILAPSLVSQGGIGEYDLSALRNFLAGKALQLNASLDDRFFALSGTCGVKELEPLLQLAYLSVVDPRYDDAAAKAYVQRLSAALKNRESDPETQFNDQVLKMLYDDHPRSRPLTSKRVEGEASVQEAFDFYDSIHKGGAGTVWILVGNLPKDEELEPLIARYLAALPASTPTAPVDRGMRFSEKKSIVRSFDGIGQKAQVKLFFSGGFDGSRHTAVGMRLLKELYTILLRDELRENEGGTYGVSIGTNFRYAPEAQYLFSISFGCDPERSQKLKEKAEEILMKYRTTPFPSEALDRAKQIIKAGLEESNRQNGYWFSALVQEATGGLAAEPVSETDQLVDRFDNKSLVDLAGTILRPEHRMEAVLLPKDFSKN, from the coding sequence ATGCAACGTATACGTAACCTTGTACGAGGTTTTTCAATACTGGTTTTTGCCGTTTCCCTTTGTACCACCTGTACGACGGTGCCGCGGGAGGATGCACTTTCTCCCCAGCTGGGCCTTGATCCTTCAGTGGTTTCCGGTACCCTTGAAAACGGCTTGACCTATTACATTCGGCCCAATAGTGAGCCGGAAAATCGTATTGTGCTCCGACTGGCTGTCGATGCCGGCTCTGTCTTTGAACGTGACGATCAGAAGGGGCTTGCCCACTTTGTCGAACACATGGCCTTCAACGGAACCAAAGACTTTCCCGGGCAAAAAATCGTCGACTTCTTGGAATCGGTGGGAATGAAGTTCGGGCCGGAAATCAACGCCAGCACCTCTTCCGACGAAACGGTTTTTACCTTGAGTGTGCCTGCCGATGACCTATCTGTGGTCAATCAGGGCATTCATGTTCTGCGGGAATGGGCGACGAACATAAGCTTTGATCCCGAAGAGGTGGAAAAAGAAAAAGGGGTCATCCTCGAAGAGTGGCGTCTCGGACGTGGCGCGGGAGGACGCCTTCGGGATCGTTATTTCCCCGTTCTTCTTCAAGGCAGCCTCTATGCCGATCGTCTGGCGATCGGAGATCCCGATATCGTCAGACATGCCAGTTCCGAGGCTCTTCGTGAGTTTTACCACACCTGGTACCAACCCGAGGCTATGGCCGTTGTTGTTGTGGGAGATATAGATCCGGCAAAGGCTCAGGAGATGATTCATACATGGTTTGATCCCGTTCCCGCTTCTCAGGATCCCCACCGTGGTGATGCGAAGCGCATTGCAATCTCACCTCCCGACAGCTCTCATGCCAGGGCAGTGGTGGCCCTCGACCCTGAGGCGCCAGGTACCAGAGTTTCTCTCTACTACCTGGCCCCTTCCAGGGCCTTAAGAACCGAAGATGATTACTGTCAATTAATCGGCCTCGATCTTTTTTCCATCATGCTCAATGATCGTTTGGAAGAGCGGACCCGGGAAAGTAATCCCCCCTTTATCTATGGCTACAGCGGTTTGATTCCGGTAAATCGAAAAAGCCGTGCATTTGTCCTGACAACTATAGTTGATGAAGGAAGCTCTGTCGGCGGCCTTGAGGCTCTTCTCTATGAGGCCGGTCGTGCCTCAAGCCTCGGTTTCTCAACCGGAGAATTGGAAAAAGCGAAGGAGAACCTGCTACGTTCCTACCAGAAGGCTTGGGATGAAAGGAATACTACCGATTCATCCAGATATGCCGACGAACTTGTCTCTCTCTTTCTCAACGGAGATGCGGCTCCGGGGATCAACAGGGAACTGGAATTGGTAAAGCGTTTGCTTCCGGAGATTAGCCGGGAAGAGGTACAGAGACTTCCTTCCAGGCTTTTCTCTCTGGATGCTCCGGTTGTCGTTCTTACCGGACCGGAAAAGGACGGACTTTCCTATCCAAGCGAAGATGATCTTTTGCACCTTGTCGCCGAGGCGAAAGAGACGAATTTTCAGGCGTATGTGCCTGCTGAAGATCCCGATTCACTTTTGAGCAACGAACCTGTCCCGGGAAGTATCCTTAAAAAAGAACCTCTTCATTCCGGTTCTTCGCTGCCTGTTTCCAAGATACGTCTTTCCAACGGCAGCCAGGTATGGCTCATGCGGACCGATTATAAAAGTGATCAGATTCTTTTCGGAGCGATAAGCCCCGGAGGAGCGAGTTTGGCGAATGATGAGAATTATGTTTCGGCGATACTCGCACCCTCACTGGTCTCACAAGGAGGAATCGGGGAGTATGACCTCTCGGCCCTTCGCAACTTTCTCGCCGGTAAGGCTCTTCAGCTGAACGCCTCTCTGGATGATCGTTTTTTCGCTCTTTCAGGGACTTGTGGGGTCAAGGAACTGGAACCACTTTTGCAGCTTGCCTATCTTTCCGTGGTCGATCCTCGCTACGATGATGCTGCGGCAAAAGCCTATGTGCAACGGCTTTCGGCTGCTTTGAAGAATCGAGAATCCGATCCCGAAACCCAGTTTAACGATCAGGTGCTTAAGATGCTGTACGACGACCATCCCCGTAGCCGTCCGCTTACCTCGAAAAGGGTTGAGGGGGAAGCCTCTGTTCAGGAGGCCTTTGACTTCTACGACTCGATCCACAAGGGAGGTGCGGGTACTGTCTGGATCCTTGTCGGTAATCTGCCCAAAGACGAAGAGCTGGAGCCGCTCATTGCCCGCTATCTTGCAGCACTTCCCGCAAGTACTCCTACCGCTCCCGTGGACCGGGGCATGCGATTTTCCGAAAAAAAGAGTATTGTTCGTTCCTTCGACGGGATTGGGCAGAAGGCACAGGTGAAGCTCTTTTTCAGCGGCGGCTTCGACGGCTCACGTCATACTGCGGTGGGAATGCGTCTTCTCAAGGAGCTCTATACCATTCTGCTGCGGGATGAGCTTCGGGAGAATGAGGGAGGCACCTACGGTGTATCCATCGGAACAAATTTTCGTTATGCACCGGAAGCCCAGTACCTCTTTTCCATTTCCTTCGGATGTGATCCTGAACGGAGCCAGAAGCTCAAGGAAAAGGCAGAGGAAATCCTTATGAAATATCGAACCACCCCCTTTCCTTCAGAGGCCCTTGATCGTGCCAAGCAGATTATAAAGGCCGGACTTGAAGAATCGAATAGGCAGAATGGCTATTGGTTTTCGGCCCTTGTACAAGAGGCTACAGGCGGTCTCGCGGCAGAACCTGTGAGTGAAACAGATCAGCTGGTGGATCGTTTTGACAACAAGAGCCTTGTGGATCTTGCCGGGACAATACTCCGACCGGAACACCGTATGGAGGCTGTGCTCCTTCCTAAGGATTTTTCTAAGAACTAG
- a CDS encoding FKBP-type peptidyl-prolyl cis-trans isomerase, protein MVIGEKCVVSIDYSLTSDDGTLIDTSEGREPLAFIFGSGMIIPGLEKELAGKNEGDKLTVTVQPEEAYGTYDEARIIEVPKDRFEETDKLTEGIQVQAQRQDGGVEILTVSKISDEKVILDGNHPLAGMTLHFDVTINQVREATQEELDHGHVHQ, encoded by the coding sequence ATGGTAATTGGCGAGAAGTGTGTGGTCAGCATCGATTACAGTTTAACAAGCGATGATGGGACCCTTATTGATACAAGTGAGGGAAGGGAACCTCTTGCCTTTATTTTCGGATCAGGGATGATCATTCCCGGACTTGAAAAGGAACTCGCAGGGAAGAATGAAGGCGACAAGCTTACGGTAACGGTACAGCCGGAAGAGGCCTACGGGACCTACGATGAAGCACGAATCATCGAAGTTCCAAAAGATCGTTTTGAAGAGACAGATAAACTTACCGAGGGAATCCAGGTCCAGGCACAGCGGCAGGACGGGGGCGTTGAAATTCTGACCGTATCAAAGATAAGCGACGAGAAGGTCATCCTCGATGGAAATCACCCGCTGGCTGGTATGACCCTTCATTTTGATGTAACAATCAACCAGGTACGGGAAGCCACTCAGGAAGAGCTTGACCACGGCCACGTACATCAATAG
- a CDS encoding Hsp20/alpha crystallin family protein translates to MDDAKRYRNPVTDICEDEGKVVLRIEMPGVGKEDIDVQIDGDELIIYGKRSDVSPEGDSLVRERITVDYRKIFTLDETIDRDKVDAFMENGVLRLELALKEAVKPRKIQIS, encoded by the coding sequence ATGGACGATGCCAAACGTTATAGGAATCCTGTAACCGATATCTGCGAAGATGAAGGAAAGGTTGTGCTCCGGATTGAGATGCCCGGGGTCGGTAAAGAGGATATCGATGTTCAGATCGACGGAGACGAGCTTATCATCTACGGGAAGCGAAGTGACGTTAGCCCCGAAGGTGACTCCCTGGTCCGTGAACGGATTACCGTCGATTACCGAAAGATTTTCACCCTTGATGAGACCATAGACCGCGACAAGGTCGATGCCTTTATGGAGAATGGGGTATTACGGCTTGAGCTCGCCTTAAAAGAGGCTGTCAAGCCGCGAAAGATCCAAATCAGCTAG
- a CDS encoding Hsp20/alpha crystallin family protein has protein sequence MNLVRWNKANALDPGREFERLQNEINKLFDFTYPDAGGLFDRHFNPAVDITETNDAFKVMLDLPGVSRKDVDVSIAGNVLTVKGEKKEEKKREGAKLYRSESWNGSFQRTLSLPDGVDPDKVSAAMADGVLTITLAKREEVKPKQISVKVQ, from the coding sequence ATGAACCTTGTAAGATGGAACAAAGCAAACGCACTGGATCCCGGGAGGGAGTTCGAACGGCTTCAGAATGAGATCAATAAGCTGTTTGATTTCACCTATCCAGACGCCGGTGGGCTTTTTGACCGGCACTTCAATCCCGCGGTGGATATCACCGAAACCAATGATGCATTCAAGGTCATGCTGGATTTACCGGGAGTTAGCCGAAAAGATGTCGATGTTTCCATTGCCGGAAATGTTTTGACGGTCAAGGGCGAGAAGAAAGAGGAAAAAAAGCGCGAAGGTGCGAAGCTCTACCGCAGTGAGAGCTGGAACGGCAGCTTCCAGAGGACCCTCTCGCTTCCCGATGGTGTCGATCCCGATAAGGTTAGCGCCGCCATGGCCGATGGGGTATTAACCATTACGTTGGCGAAGCGGGAAGAAGTAAAGCCGAAACAGATCAGCGTCAAGGTGCAGTAG
- the epsC gene encoding serine O-acetyltransferase EpsC yields MEDQIEALLESYKEDSGTNFIDDTDLPVNETIKELIGALLELLFPGYTGRRAVTKQNVRYVIGDLLCSTYKQLHDQVLRAFRHECRIGACTRCICESKAQEACGRLFDDLVSIRKALRSDVLAAYEGDPAAKSYEEIVISYPGITAISIHRIAHHLYTNGVPLIPRIMAEIAHARTGIDIHPGAEIGDSFFIDHGTGVVIGETTIIGNHVRLYQGVTLGSANFPVDDEGHIIRGKKRHPTIEDDVTIYAEATILGDVTIGSGSVIGGNVWVMEDVPANTRVTSGRPEINFKPASPHPRIY; encoded by the coding sequence ATGGAAGATCAGATCGAGGCGTTACTCGAAAGCTATAAGGAAGATAGCGGTACCAATTTCATCGACGATACCGACCTGCCGGTGAACGAGACCATCAAGGAATTAATAGGGGCCCTTCTGGAGCTTCTCTTTCCAGGTTACACGGGCAGGAGAGCGGTCACGAAGCAGAATGTCCGCTATGTTATTGGAGATCTCCTTTGCAGCACCTATAAACAGCTGCATGATCAGGTCCTTCGGGCCTTCCGCCATGAATGCAGAATAGGTGCATGTACCCGTTGCATCTGCGAGAGTAAGGCACAAGAGGCTTGCGGCCGTCTCTTCGACGATCTGGTTTCGATCAGAAAAGCCCTCAGAAGCGATGTTCTTGCGGCCTATGAGGGGGACCCGGCGGCAAAAAGCTATGAAGAGATCGTTATCTCCTATCCGGGTATTACGGCAATCTCCATCCATCGTATAGCCCATCATCTCTACACAAACGGAGTGCCCCTCATCCCCCGTATCATGGCGGAAATCGCCCATGCGAGAACGGGAATCGATATACATCCGGGAGCAGAAATCGGTGATTCTTTCTTTATCGACCACGGCACAGGTGTCGTCATCGGAGAAACCACGATCATAGGAAATCATGTGCGGCTCTATCAGGGGGTAACCCTTGGGTCGGCAAACTTTCCCGTCGACGATGAGGGGCATATCATCAGGGGGAAAAAGCGCCATCCGACCATTGAAGATGATGTCACCATCTATGCAGAAGCGACCATCCTCGGCGATGTCACAATAGGATCGGGTTCGGTCATCGGCGGAAATGTATGGGTCATGGAGGATGTTCCCGCAAACACAAGGGTAACATCGGGAAGGCCCGAGATTAATTTCAAACCGGCCTCTCCTCATCCAAGGATCTACTAA